One window of Acropora palmata chromosome 1, jaAcrPala1.3, whole genome shotgun sequence genomic DNA carries:
- the LOC141874007 gene encoding calumenin-A-like, whose protein sequence is MKGTLYFGLYAILITSCICAATTGRDRPNQHKETLSEKDHSIDGEHNDEYDHEAFLGDMKDEYDELPPEEAKKRLKVLVRRVDTDSDGFVTEAELTNWIKEMFNKRLEEGVEEDVKTKDEDKDGKITWDEYKKSTYGAEELDGEADEESKKMLFVDKRRFDTADEDKDGGLTKMEYVRFMHPESSPDMEDVQVAETIEDIDLNKDGFVSLDEFLGDYKDADDAEADEPEWVTEERKKFKEAYDKDNDGKLNKEEVKLWVLPETEFAMAQEEAKHLVTSADENKDGKLSEEEIVNNHETFVGSEATDYGRALPKHEEL, encoded by the exons ATGAAAGGGACTTTGTATTTCGGTCTCTACGCGATTCTTATTACCAGCTGTATTTGTGCAGCAACCACTGGACGGGACAGACCAAATCAACACAAAGAAACACTTTCAGAGAAAGATCATTCAATAGATGGAGAGCACAATGATGAGTACGACCACGAGGCTTTTCTGGGCGACATGAAGGACGAATACGATGAATTACCTccagaagaagctaaaaagcGCCTCAAAGTTCTGGTAAGAAGAGTTGATACAGATAGCGATGGCTTTGTGACAGAAGCAGAGTTAACAAACtggataaaagaaatgtttaataAAAGGCTTGAAGAAGGCGTGGAAGAAGATGTGAAGACGAAAGATGAGGATAAGGACGGGAAAATCACCTGGGATGAGTACAAGAAAAGCACTTACGGTGCAGAGGAGCTAGACGGTGAGGCAGACGAGGAAAGCAAGAAGATGTTGTTTGTCGATAAGAGGAGATTTGACACAGCTGATGAGGATAAAGATGGTGGCCTGACTAAAATGGAATATGTGCGTTTTATGCACCCGGAATCATCTCCAGATATGGAAGATGTTCAAGTTGCGGAAACTATTGaag ATATTGATCTCAACAAAGATGGGTTTGTCAGTTTGGATGAATTCTTGGGTGACTATAAGGATGCTGATGACGCTGAGGCTGATGAACCTGAATGGGTgacagaagaaagaaagaaattcaaagaGGCCTATGACAAGGATAATGATGGCAAACTCAACAAGGAAGAA gtgaagctttggGTTTTACCCGAAACTGAGTTTGCAATGGCACAAGAGGAAGCCAAACATCTGGTCACATCTGCAGATGAGAACAAAGATGGCAAACTTAGCGAAGAAGAGATCGTCAACAACCATGAAACATTTGTTGGTAGCGAAGCAACGGATTATGGCCGAGCTTTACCGAAACATGAGGAGCTTTAG
- the LOC141874014 gene encoding calumenin-A-like, protein MNFFNLVVLFAQLCFQSLVFAEVKPHQDNFHKHEHFGANQEHDVRYDHEAFLGPEAEEFENLTPEESRRRLRIIVTKMIDTNKDSLVSPDELSVWIEKQRKAFMYEDVDKRIAKEDKDGDKEISWEEYAKSEYGEWDNPEKLPKDHNLRRQIRKKEYKFHMADADKNGKMNRDEYVDFEHPEENKKMEDIALDEVIEDVDQNADGVITVDEFLGQYHDATEPPAWVTRQRQDFHNQFDKNKDGKMDREEARAWVLPENVHDTHDETEHLIDGSDENADGFLSVDEILLHWNLFVGSQATDHGRTLRKVKPHVEL, encoded by the exons atgaatttttttaatctaGTGGTGTTGTTTGCCCAACTGTGCTTTCAGTCGCTCGTTTTTGCTGAAGTTAAGCCGCATCAAGATAACTTTCATAAACACGAACATTTCGGCGCAAATCAAGAACACGACGTGCGATATGATCACGAAGCTTTCCTCGGCCCTGAGGCTGAAGAATTTGAGAATTTGACACCGGAAGAATCTAGAAGAAGGCttagaataattgttacaaAAATGATCGACACCAACAAGGATAGTCTTGTTTCACCAGATGAGCTTTCGGTATGGATTGAGAAACAACGGAAAGCATTTATGTACGAAGATGTGGACAAACGAATTGCTAAGGAAGACAAAGATGGAGATAAGGAGATTTCGTGGGAAGAATATGCCAAATCAGAATATGGAGAATGGGATAATCCAGAAAAACTGCCAAAAGATCAT AATTTGCGCCGTCAGATTCGTAAAAAGGAATACAAATTCCATATGGCTGATGCagataaaaatggaaaaatgaacAGGGACGAGTATGTTGATTTCGAACATCCAGAGGAGAATAAAAAGATGGAAGATATTGCTTTGGATGAAGTCATTGAAGATGTCGACCAAAATGCAGATGG GGTCATCACTGTTGATGAATTTCTTGGTCAGTACCACGACGCCACAGAGCCTCCAGCCTGGGTCACTCGACAACGTCAAGACTTCCATAACCAGTTTGACAAGAACAAAGATGGTAAAATGGACCGAGAAGAGGCTAGGGCCTGGGTACTTCCAGAAAACGTTCATGACACGCACGACGAAACAGAGCACCTAATTGACGGCAGCGACGAAAACGCAGATGGTTTTCTGTCCGTGGACGAGATTTTACTACATTGGAATTTGTTTGTTGGAAGTCAAGCGACTGACCATGGTCGTACTTTGAGAAAAGTTAAACCACATGTGGAGCTGTAA